From Candidatus Deferrimicrobiaceae bacterium, the proteins below share one genomic window:
- a CDS encoding inorganic phosphate transporter, with amino-acid sequence MAESTLVLLGLVVFAALAFDFINGFHDTANAIATCISTRALSIRAAIIMSAGLNFVGALVSTHVATTVGKGIVDPQLVTQVVVLSALGGAIFWDLITWHYGIPSSSSHAIIGGIIGAVVASRGFGDLKWNGISKILAAIVISPVAGTLIAFLIMIGIYWAFRDFHPSPLNRGFRKLQILSAAFMAFSHGSNDAQKSMGVITMALVSFGAIQTFHIPVWVIFSCAASMAFGTAMGGWRIIKTVGSDFVKLQPVHGFCAETSSAGVILTASA; translated from the coding sequence ATGGCTGAGTCCACGCTGGTCCTCCTGGGGCTGGTCGTCTTCGCGGCGCTCGCCTTCGACTTCATCAACGGTTTCCACGACACGGCGAACGCCATCGCCACCTGCATCTCCACACGGGCCCTGTCGATCCGGGCCGCCATCATCATGTCGGCGGGGCTGAACTTCGTCGGGGCGCTGGTCTCCACGCACGTGGCGACGACGGTGGGGAAGGGGATCGTCGACCCGCAGCTCGTCACCCAGGTCGTCGTTCTTTCGGCCCTGGGCGGGGCGATCTTCTGGGATCTGATCACGTGGCACTACGGGATCCCCTCCTCCTCCTCGCACGCGATCATCGGCGGGATCATCGGCGCGGTGGTCGCCTCGCGGGGGTTCGGCGACCTGAAATGGAACGGCATCTCGAAGATCCTTGCCGCCATCGTCATCTCGCCCGTGGCGGGGACGCTCATCGCCTTCCTCATCATGATCGGGATCTACTGGGCCTTCCGGGACTTTCACCCGTCGCCGCTCAACCGGGGGTTCCGCAAGCTGCAGATCCTCTCCGCCGCCTTCATGGCCTTCTCCCACGGGTCGAACGACGCCCAGAAGTCGATGGGCGTGATCACGATGGCGCTCGTCTCCTTCGGGGCGATCCAGACCTTTCACATCCCCGTCTGGGTCATCTTCTCCTGCGCCGCCTCGATGGCCTTCGGGACCGCGATGGGGGGGTGGCGGATCATCAAGACGGTGGGAAGCGACTTCGTGAAATTGCAGCCCGTCCACGGGTTCTGCGCGGAGACCTCCTCCGCAGGAGTGATCCTCACGGCGTCGGCG